In the genome of Chloroflexota bacterium, one region contains:
- a CDS encoding YebC/PmpR family DNA-binding transcriptional regulator: protein MSGHSKWSTIKHAKAITDARRGKLFTKLTREIIIAARQGGGDPSMNIRLRMAMQKAKDANMPNDNIDRAVKRGTGESGDQDQMVEFTYEGYGPGGVAIMLQTLTDNRNRTVSDIRSTLTKAGGNLAQSGAVAWQFEPKGIVVVDAEPDDAEEFALVAIDAGADDFETFDTTLQIYSPIDRLEEIRQTLTDTDAAIVSSELSMIPNSTITLDRKVANQILRLLDQLEELDDVQKVYSNADFPDEVLEQYRDE, encoded by the coding sequence ATGTCTGGTCACTCTAAATGGTCAACGATAAAGCATGCGAAGGCGATTACGGACGCGCGCAGGGGCAAGTTGTTCACCAAACTGACGCGCGAGATTATCATTGCGGCACGGCAAGGCGGCGGCGACCCGAGCATGAACATTCGCCTGCGCATGGCGATGCAGAAGGCGAAAGACGCCAATATGCCCAATGACAACATCGACCGCGCCGTCAAGCGCGGCACGGGCGAGTCCGGTGACCAGGATCAGATGGTCGAATTCACCTACGAGGGCTATGGTCCCGGCGGTGTGGCGATCATGCTGCAGACGCTGACTGATAATCGCAACCGCACGGTTTCCGATATCCGATCCACACTGACGAAGGCAGGCGGCAACCTGGCGCAGTCTGGCGCGGTCGCGTGGCAATTCGAGCCTAAGGGCATCGTGGTCGTGGACGCCGAACCTGACGACGCAGAAGAGTTCGCTCTCGTCGCCATCGATGCCGGCGCCGACGACTTCGAGACTTTCGACACCACGCTGCAGATATACTCGCCCATTGACCGGCTCGAAGAAATCCGGCAGACACTAACGGACACCGATGCCGCAATCGTGTCGTCCGAGCTGTCCATGATTCCGAACAGCACCATCACGCTTGACCGGAAAGTCGCCAACCAGATTCTGCGCCTGCTCGACCAGCTCGAAGAGTTGGACGATGTGC